The genomic interval CACCAGGTTTAACTGTGATTAAGTCTCTGCTCATTAACATTGCAATTTGCTCTTCATCAGGATTATTAATTAAATCAGAACGAGTTACTAGTCCTACTAAAATGTCAGTATCTTCTTTAACAACAGGAAGAACTGCTTTGTTTTCTTTTCTCATTAAGTCTAAAACTTTTTCACGATTACCTGGAACGGAAACGCTTACAACATTTTTAGACATTGTTCTTTTAACTAACATAAAAAACACCTTTAATAAATTTAATATATAATGTAAATTAATGTACAACGAGCACTGCACATTTGGCTGAATTTACAACCTTGTCTGCTACACTGCCCATAATAAATCTATCGAAGCCAGATTTACCAGAACTACCCATAACGATTAAATCGACATCTTCCTCTCCAGCAACTTCCAATATTACTTTAGCCGGAGAACCTTCTCTAATCACATGAGTAATCTTTAAATCATCAACATTCAATTCATCAAATTCCTTGAGATTCTCTTCTGATCTTTCCTTTAGAATTTGATTTAACTGGTATACTTCATCATCCAATGGAAGTCCGTTAACAAAATTGTTTTCTGTGACACTCACAGCGATTATTTCAGCTCCACTAACCTTTGCTAAAAACAAAGCATGTTTTTGAGCTTTTTTTGCAAATTCTGATCCATCAGTAGGGACCAATATTCTTTTATACATCATTAACATCTCCCATAATATATAGATTTATATCCATGATATTATACATTAACTCTTTTGTTTATGATATATAATATATTTTTCGTTTCTAGACGATTACAC from uncultured Methanobrevibacter sp. carries:
- a CDS encoding universal stress protein, which codes for MYKRILVPTDGSEFAKKAQKHALFLAKVSGAEIIAVSVTENNFVNGLPLDDEVYQLNQILKERSEENLKEFDELNVDDLKITHVIREGSPAKVILEVAGEEDVDLIVMGSSGKSGFDRFIMGSVADKVVNSAKCAVLVVH